The Acidithiobacillus sp. genome contains the following window.
ATGATGATGGTCTTTCCAAAGTCACTGCAACAGTGATTTATAACCAGGCAAAAGGTAATCTTATCAGTGCACCGATTCCCACAGCACAACTGGATAAGTATGGCATCTTCTACAATTATCCGCTCTCTATGGCAAGTACCGAACAAGATAACAAATATTTGACGGTGATACTCGGTGATTCCACTTATATCAACAGTCATATTGTTGTCGGTGGCAAGTTATTTTATATCCACAAAAGTAACGTTTTCAAAACTTACACCGATCCTGCGTACATCAACGCTACGTATCCCTATCAGGTAAACTTTAACTCGCCTTACTTTGCCTACGGCGCAATGGGACCCAACGCCGGTACTGGCGTTGGGCCTAATCTCGGGTATGATCCCCAGGCCGTTTTCGGAAGTTATACGGCAGGAGAAGCCGCAGAAATAAGCAGGGGATCGACCCACACTCTCGGATTTGCACCGAAGATAAACTTTTTTCTGCCTCATAACGATATAACCATCGGCGGGCTCATTGCCAAAGAGGAAACCGGATCTGGTGGCGGTGCTTATGTTTATGGCAACCTGAACATGCCAGAAATCAATGGATATAACAATATTGCGCCGATGGGCGGCAACGCGCAGCGTACCGTCTATAGCGGATATATTTCCGATAAAATCAATTTGCTAGATGACCGGCTTCATATAGAACCTGGGGTCACCATTACTGGCGTAAGCACCAGCAACTATGTACCTAATAATCTATATGGAATGGCCCCTTACTCGTTAGGCAACTACGACAAAACCATTCTACCCTATCTCGGTCTTTCATATGATGTAACTCACAAGGTCGTGGCCTATGCCAGTTATGGTAAGGGCGCGCGTTTTGCACCAGTAGGGGACTATGTACTGGGTTCTAGCGGGAGCACTACACTCGCGCCGGGACCGGAAACGGTGAATGCCTACGAAACGGGTGTGCGCTATGTCGGCAAGCGCCTATACGTCAATTTCGACGGCTACTGGCAGAATATGCACGGCATGTTCTCGTTTTATACCAACTATGTCACTAATGAAAGTCTTTACGGAAACATTGGTGAAGAACAAATGAAAGGTCTGGAGCTGTCTAGCAAGTATCAGATCAACCATAATATAACGGCATTTGGTAGCGCATCATTTACTCAGGCGAACTACCAAAATTCCTTCTCTGCAAACGTAACACCTTTTGAGGGACAGTATGGTTATGTATTTTCTGGAGATCCCTTAGCAGCGGTGCCAAACTGGCTGGCCTCTTTAGGTGTGACGTACCATAAGGGTGGATTCAGCGGGCAGCTCATGGAACAATATACTGGTCCACAACCAACCACTTACAACATTTCTCCGAGCAATCCCAATCCGCTACTCTATGACGCAACTACGCCAGACACATCTAAGATGTTGGCGCCCTACTTTATTACCGATCTGCAGGCGAGCTATAAAATTCCGATTCACGAGGATCACTTGAGCTCGCTGACTGTCAGTTTGAATGTGGACAATTTGTTAGACAACCATTATTACGTTCACTACTACAATAGTTATAAGGAGTTTGGATTCGCAGCGGTCGGCAATCCTTATACCTCCGCGTACCCAGGCGAACCGCGATTCATCGAAGTGGGACTGTCTGGTCGCTTCTCCTAGTATTGTCGCGTAGATTTGCGCTCAAACAGACCCGGGCTCATGCCCGGGTTAACTTTTTGCAGCAGCCATTCACAAGGCGTGCGCAAGTGAGGAAACGTAAGATGATTATCAACAACTCTTGCATGGCATCTCCTATACACTCACTCAAACACTTCGAACAACTGGGCAACATACGCTGCGCCAACCATGCGCGGTTAGAATATGAGCACCGGTATGAGATACTTAATAACTCCGCCATATTAAAAAACGACGTTTTATATTATCTTCTTGCCGGCCACGAATATAGCGAGATCATACTTGCAGGAAGCGTCGACTTACAACAACAGAAAGGATCTGAAATGACGTCTCGAATCAGTGGAGTTAGCGCGAGCGCAAAAAAATATAGAACGACATGCGCTGACAAATGAACATATAAAATAAGAGGCCATCGCGGTGAATTATAGCAATATAGAAATTTTCATACAGACACTTGTTACCTTGTTTATTCTAATGGACCCTATCGGCATCCTTCCACTTTTTATCGCTTTAACGAAAGATCAAAATGTTATACAAAAAAAGAACGCGGCGCGGCATATTGCGCTGGTCGTAGCCGCTGTCCTGACAA
Protein-coding sequences here:
- a CDS encoding TonB-dependent receptor; the encoded protein is MPKPCYNRTIMEQSRCCESRKEIKIVIAATMLALYPALATPAYAATNSSPAMNTGTSTEQVVKLKGIKKKYEKLLVGERNIASAMSVISPKQISRASSSQSIYSILKQTPSVNEYQQNIGPGTPVLTVRGVRMTQLAQTLDGIPMTSLLSGGQGAYLTNNVGSLVGTGQISGIHVYPGVAPPDRGGFATVGGTIDYTTKQPTSKPYADIFTKIGSFSTDTYGFEANSGNIPDTDGLKTFVRLSQTQTAGYIQNTPARYTDFLFSAIKPYDDGLSKVTATVIYNQAKGNLISAPIPTAQLDKYGIFYNYPLSMASTEQDNKYLTVILGDSTYINSHIVVGGKLFYIHKSNVFKTYTDPAYINATYPYQVNFNSPYFAYGAMGPNAGTGVGPNLGYDPQAVFGSYTAGEAAEISRGSTHTLGFAPKINFFLPHNDITIGGLIAKEETGSGGGAYVYGNLNMPEINGYNNIAPMGGNAQRTVYSGYISDKINLLDDRLHIEPGVTITGVSTSNYVPNNLYGMAPYSLGNYDKTILPYLGLSYDVTHKVVAYASYGKGARFAPVGDYVLGSSGSTTLAPGPETVNAYETGVRYVGKRLYVNFDGYWQNMHGMFSFYTNYVTNESLYGNIGEEQMKGLELSSKYQINHNITAFGSASFTQANYQNSFSANVTPFEGQYGYVFSGDPLAAVPNWLASLGVTYHKGGFSGQLMEQYTGPQPTTYNISPSNPNPLLYDATTPDTSKMLAPYFITDLQASYKIPIHEDHLSSLTVSLNVDNLLDNHYYVHYYNSYKEFGFAAVGNPYTSAYPGEPRFIEVGLSGRFS